TTGAACGCGTACTGAGACATGCATTTTCCGTTTCCACAGGTCCAAACAGTCGATCGACCACACCGCCTTATCCACCGCCAGCTTACATTCTCGCAAAGTACACACGCAAGTCTTCAAAAAATCGCAAATCGGCCGATGTCAAACTCGAGCAACCTGGACAGGCTACTCAACCGGGCGAATTACCGCCAGAAGTCGCCAAGTTGTTGGGAATCGATAAGGACTCGgccaaagatggaaaatCACCTACCTCTATGACGTGAGTCTTTTCAAAATACGGATTCAATTCTTTTTGGTAGATGGCCTTTATTAAAACTGACCCCAAATGGAACATATTCAGCGGTATTCCGGCCAACGTTGCtgccctccttccttctacTTCTGATCCATCATCacactcttcctcaccgCATACCGTTCCCTCAACGGCGGTAGCGTCGCAAGCGTCCACAGCGCCGGCATTGGCGATTAACCACGAGCAATTGGCAGCTTTGGCTAAATTCGCGAGCAACAATCAAACTAGAAGCGGAGAGCATGACTTTcccccctttcctcctcctcctgcgcCGCATCCTATCCCATCTGCCGTCACTTTTCAGTCACAGCCGTACATCCCACCAGCTaaacccttctccccccccgcagcagcagcacgatatcctgcttcttctcgcgATAGAGATCCTCGGGAAAGCGACCCGTATAGTAGGTACTCGGATAAGCAAAATGGAGGACGAGATTCGAGACTTGTTGCGCAAAGcatgtcctcttcctcctcctccccggACAAACATCGACAAAATGATAATTGGAGGGCGGGCAGgcaaggcggaggaggaggagaaaaacGCTCTCGATCACGTTCGCCTGATAGACGTACGAATGGTCATCGACTGAATATGCCTAACCGGTCAGCTATATCATCGTTACCTaatccaccaccaccaccaccactacCGCCTTTATTGCCCATATCCGCACAACAATCAAGACGGATGGACAATCCCTCAATGACGGCGTCGGCAACCACCGCAAGATTGGGTCAAGGTCGAGGTATCGTtgagggcgatggagaagaggatatggCGCTGGATGTTtccgatgaagaagaacgagcAAAAGGGGGGCCGCCGACTGTTGCTCAAGCAGCTtatcctccttccaccgTGCCTCCACCGTACTTGTCCGCACCACCACCTGTCGCCCCACCAtttcctcccccttctAGTGCAAGTGCACcgcaacaacaacaacaacaaacatcCATATCTATATCGTCTTCTTTACAACCTACGAACTGGCGAAATGACCTCGTCACTCTCCATACGTTTCCACTCCAAACATTTGATCCCTCTAGCGCGGATTCATGGGCAAAACTTGGTGAAGCTTGGCAGAATAGCACAGGAAGGGAACCAGAACAAATTGAATTGATTCATTGGCTGGCAACCGGCCAGGTCATGGACGTTAAGATGATGCGTATGGGTGTGGGTATGGGCATGGGTACGGAtatgggtatgggtatgggtatgggtatgATGGATATGAGCCATGAGAATGGTGATAGCTCGAGTCACGTATCACAAGGTGACATGAATGGGTTATCGTCGTCAGCAGCTGCACATCCAGCCACAGGTCTGTTGCCGCCGTCGCATTTGTCgatgagaggaggagatcaGTGGAGCCACACGCAGGGACAAGCACAGTGGGGGAATAACGATTCTTGGAGGCAGCAGGGAGCAGAAGGTCAGAGGTATTGAtgtatatatgtatatatattttaTTCCACTAGTCAGACCCGGTGGAACCACATGCCAGTTGATCAGATTATAGAGCAGTTCTTTTTCTAAAAAGAACCTTTCAGTAATGTTCAAAGATCATTTTTGCATGTAACCAATCATGCGCTTCTGGGCATGAAGCAGCAGCCATAGAGAGTCCCAAAGCTTGTGGACGGACGAAAGAGATCTTATAGGATGACATGAAGGAATTGTTGTACATGCTAGAGTCGTGGCAGCGGAGCGATAAAGGTGCTCATTTCTGTATTGTGTTGACAAGCCTGTTGAAGTTGAATCGAAGCCCACATTAGCAACCGCAGAGGCATCACCTAGAAATCTCTTTGCCAGTAGAAACCTACCAGTCAagtccttcttccaatccctctccctttaTGGCGCAACTTCCCCTCACActccattctcttcccttttcctgtCCTGCCAAACCAAGCTTGTCACTGATCTCTCCCGGGCTCAGCGCACCCTCAACATCCTGCTTATTTGCAAACACTAAAACGGGGACAGATTTGAGCTCGTCCTCTGATAACATTGTAAGAAGCTCGGAGCGAGAAGTGGGGAGACGGGAGGTATCGGAAGAGTCAATCACATAGATTATAGCCTAATAGTTGTTTGGGATTAGTCATCTACTGCTTTTTGAGAATAAAAAAGGACAAGACACAAATACACACCTGGGTATTGGCGTAGTAGCATCTCCAATATGGTCTGATACTCGACTGTCCACCGAGATCCCATACCTGGAAGTTGATATTTTTGTAGGTGACCGTTTCAACGTTGAAACCGATTGCTAATAAGAGATGATCATTTGAGTGGTGCCCAATGGATATCTAGCACGCTTGCTTCCCCGCCGACGATGACTGAAGGCGGGGATGACGGCAGCGAGACTTACTTGGGATGGTAGAGACGACTTCTCCGATCTATGGGACTTGTTCAGCGGAGCCTGGGGGATGTGCGGCAGAGGACGCTCACCTGGAGCCTgtagaggatggtggtCTTCCCTGCTGAATCTAATCCGACCATTAATATCCTGACTTCTTTGTCCTTTCCCCAGAACGCGAGGGACGAGAGGGAGCTGTATATGCGGGAGAGCGAGAGACCCATTGTGGGGAGTGGGGGAGTGGGGACGTGATAGTAACGGAAGAGTAAGAACAAGTAAGAGATGATCCGCGTCCATTTATCCCTGGCCATTACAAACACGCCGCGTCCATTTCTAATCACTCCTAATCAGCAGAAATCTTCCCAAATATTTTCATCTTGAACAAGTCTCACAAATATCTTATCCTTACATCTACAGCTCTACCAGCATGGCATCTTCTCTGCAAGAAACAGTCCCGCACCAGCCAGTAGCCCTTCCTGTGTCCCCTGGAAATATtcaaaaggagaaaaaagcTCGAAAAAGAGCCAAAAAAGTCCAACCTCCGCCTGAAGGATCCCTCTCGACTGAATCCAAGCCAGACGCAGAAAGTGAACGACCTCCTCGAAAACCTCGAGCTCGAAAGTCCAAGGGAGGGGAAAACCAACTAATCCCTGTGCCTAAAAGCAATGCGCCTGCGCCTGAAACCAAAGTCGAAAACGAGGCAGAAgccaaggacaagaagaagaggagaaagagggagtCTAGAGCTGGTACGGAGGCGGAGACAAAAGGGCATTTGACAGAGGATGCCAGAGTAGATGCGCCAGCCATCAATGATAAAGAAAATGACGACGGAAAGGtccaggaggagggaaagggaaaggaaaatggtggggacaaggtggagaagagagagaagaccAGTGATGAGGCGAGcaaagagggcaagaaaCGGAAGCGCAAGACTGAACAAACTCATGTCGAACCTCAAACTACGACTGCAGAAGTCTCCGCCTCCCCCGTTGCTGCTACTACTGCCgaaggaaatgatgaaccaaaagagaaaaagccCAAGCGAGAAAAGCGTCCCAAGATAAAGTCTGTCAAGGGCGCTATTGATATCTCCAAGCAACCCGAGGTAGATGTGCAAGTTGCGCCGGAAGGGTCGGAATCAACAACAATCTTTACAGATTCGTCCCTCTCTGACCAGGCTAAGAAAAGTGAGAATGAACTACCCCTTTCGACATGTGTATGCCGTTTTGCTCATGCTCGTCCAACTTTTCCGGCAGACATTTTCTACGCTCACCTCTTTGCTCTTTcgcaatctccttctccggCACCTAACGCTCCCTCTTGGAAGTTTAGCAAGGCCAAACAAAATTGGTTAATGCGGAATATTTTCAATCATATCGAAGTATGTTGTTTGACACACACGTAGCGGTCAATGGATGGGACTAACGATGATTCATAATGCTAGGTACCAGAGACGTACTTTGAAGTAGTTCTGGGGTATCTGAAGACTACCCAAGGCCATTCACGAAACGTATGGCAATATCCGCTGTACTATCCATTATTAACGAGCTTTTTTGGCTAATAATTTTACTCCATCGCAGACTCTGGTCGAGCAAGCCAAGAAAATCCTCGAGCCCCCCGAGGTGCCGGCCGTTGAATCTGTCGATTCCGCTGTCGAAAAAAGTACAGACGTCGCAGTGCCTCTTGAGACTGCATCTCCAAAGGAAGAACCCAAGGTGGAAAATACGACGCAGACACAGTCTGATAACGTCGACCCTGACGTACCCATGGCCGAGGCATCTGAACCAACTTCTGAgcagttggagaaggagaaggagaagcaaaTCAAAGAGACTAGAGCCCGGCAGTTATTAGAAGCCATGGAAGTAGCTCAATAACGTTTCTACATATCATCAAGTCTGATTATCTATCTCTATCTTTCAAATTTTCCTGGGCAAGGTCAAGCCATTAGCATCATCTGTGAAACTCTGCAAGTGCATGTATATACTCTCTTTATCCTTTCTTGTGCACACCATCTTTCGTATCACACCGGTCACTGGAATCAGTCACCAAACAGACAACAAACAAATGCAGGAGGATGGTACAAGTTTTATAAATTTTGCATAACATCGACACATAATTCAACCATCTCTTACGGATAGACGAACTCTTTACAACTCGGCGCCCTCTCGCGCCcaaacctctcctccagGTCCTCTTGCTTGAGGATCACAGAtaatgaggagaaggtggagcATACGAGGAAACCGAAGGTCGGCTGGTGCGAAGAAAAATGTCGATTGTTGGGCAGTTGGTGAGAGGGGGGTGAGGGAATAATATACAGCGAGTGCAACCCCTGGACGAAAGGAGTTGCAAAGGGCGATATGAGAAGTGGGCACCACAGCCactgttgttgtttgtgAATGGTGACGAGCTCCATCCTAAATGACGAGATCTTGAATGTCGGATAAATGACTTGAAGCTTCGGTCGAGACATGCCCCACCgaaggcgaggaaaaggtaagaAAATAAAAAACCGGTCTGACCGGCtaggaaggaaaaagaaaaagaattaAAAATTACTAAAGAATCATATAGATAAATGGGTTCAAACTGGGAAAAGGGGGTCAAGGAGGATTGATACGGCCATCGTTGATGTAGAGAATGCGAGTGCACCGACGACTTGGAGCAAGTAAGAGAAAACAAGTCAAAAAAGGAATGACGGAATCCCTTCGACTTGCTCATCCACTAATAATCTTGGCGCGCCGAACCATTTGTCgtttcctcctcgtccttcaCTAAACATCCACCGTCACTTTCAATTCGCTTATTTACCAACCACCGGTGTCCCTGGCTTTAGTCTGACTCCTGAGTTGTCGTTGGTTATCCTGCGCTATACAATTATCAGAGATCCTTTCGCACGCCAAAAGAGATTCTGCTTACTCTGCaatccatcatcgccaGTGGAGCCAGAGCTCTTCACCCCCGGCTGCAAAGACCAGTCAAAGACATAGTCGTACTGGAATCCCTCCCGGATAAACAAGTCACGGAAGAGCTTGCGGAGGTAAGAGTAGTCCGGCTTGTCGTCGAATCGAAGAGAGCGGCAATAGTTGAGATAGATGGCAAATTCATGGGGGAAACCTCGACACAGGACTTCGGTAGGAGTAGTCATTTCTGCAGACGATATCAGCACTAGAAGACAGATTACGGATCCcactcactcttctccataATTCGGTCATacttctgcttcttggTAGCGGCCTTCAAACCCTGCCAGGGAAGTTGGCCACGGAGGAAGTACTAACGAAATATCAGTAAGGAACAATCTTCCGACGCATACTACTCACCATCAAAACATAGCCCAATGACTCAAGATCATCTCGACGAGATTGTTCTACACCCAAATGGGTGTTGATAGAAGTGTATCGCGCGGTACCAGTAAGATTCTTGTTCTCCCTGTAAGGGATGTGCAGGTGTGTCTTAGGGTCTCGATACTTCTTAGCCAATCCAAAGTCAATCACATTCACTTGGTTTCCACGCTTTCCAACACCCATCAAGAAATTGTCGGGCTTGATATCTCGATGAATGAAGTTACGAGAGTGAATATATTCAACTCGAGAGATAAGTTGATCGGCTAGCAAAAGCACAGTCTTGAGACTGAGTTTGCGGTTGCAGAAATTGAATAGATCCTCAAGGGAGGGCCCCAACAAATCAAGCACCATGGCGTTGTAGTCGCATTCGGTTCCGTACCATCTGACAAAGGGGATACCAACACCACCTGCAAGAGTCTTGTACACCTTGGACTCGTACTCGAGCTGGGGGTGCTTAGCTTTGACAGACTCAAGTTTGATAGCAACCTCTTCGCCGGAAACGATGTTGACACCAAGGTAGATATCACCTGTAATAACATGAGCGTCCTTTTCCGTACAAGTTGAAAGCTGACTGACCAAATGAACCACttccaatcttcttgccaaTCCTGTACTTTCCTCCCACTCGAAGGTCCATGGAAGTCATTCTGTGAAGCGATGCCACAATTGTCATTGGAAAAAAGCAAGTAATGTGTCACCGGAGAAATAAGTGGATGCGATGTTGTATGTTTTGTGCAGATGATTTTGTTCAAGCGATGATAAGACGAGTTATGACCCAGTAAAAAGGATGGCGGATGATAATCAGGGTTGACAAATAATGTATGTTGTTAAATGAAACATGGGTGTGTACGATGGATGGTTAAGCAATGCGTTGGGGACATTGAGTATCGATGTGAATTAAAgcaatgaagaatgaaaggaGGTGCAAATCATGAGGACGGATGACAAGGGACAAGACGAATGTGATTGGCAAGAGAGGTCGATGCGACGAAGGTTGGTGAGCAATTGGAGTACGACGATAAAATCACGAGTCAGCGTCGTATTCCGGATATTCCCATATATGCCAACTCCCGGCGCACTCTACAATATCTCGTCCACATTCCTCACGACCTCTCTGACAATGGTCAAAGAATCGCACCAAGAGGCAATGAGGGGCTGATGACCTTCCGCAAGATGTGTGATGGGACTTGCGCAGTCCCCAACGTGCACACGGTCTCCTGACCAAGGATCCACCGGAAATAACAGGCCACATTTGCTCCGCATGTTCACGATCTCTGACAACAACACGAGCAACACTCACCTGAATATAAATTTGCTTGTTGAGACCGGTCGTAAGATGCGCTAGGTGGGCGGGAATCAGGAAGTAGAAGTACGCTTTATGAGATCGTCCACGTTCGTTGAATATGCGGAAAAGCGGGTAGGCGAATGTGTCCGTGGTTTGCGGAAGCGACCGTTTTACGAACAGGCGAATGACGAATAACGAGGTTTGCGACGGGAGAGAGGTTTGTGGAAAAGGATGCAGGATATGAATGAAAGGAAAATCTCCGAGTCAGCGCGATTCTCTGCAgattttcctcttttcataCCGCACCACTGTCTGGGACTTGTGTCTCGGAAGAACAGGCGGCCCCAAATGTGCGGATGGTTTGAAGGCAAGCACTCACCTTAAATGGAATAGAATAGATAGAGCAAAagtaggaggaggaaggaaggaagaaagtggaagagagaaagacaTGATGACTGGATTGCGAGTAAcgtggtggtggaaggaTCGACGGTGGGACTCCCATCAGAGAGTATTCCCGAATAACCCCGATACTGTGGCACCCTGAACACGCACGCGTCTTAGCTTTCCTCGTCGGCTACGCTTAGTATTGGTATTACGATTCGACACATACAGTATAACCATTCTCTCGCTCCTTCTTTAGTCAAGTCGGCCATCGTACAATGGTAAGCACATTCCATTTGTGAACCATCCATACTGACCGTACCAGTCCTTCCGCGTAGTCCCTCCTACAGCTCAGACATCCACCGACCCTCATGTCGTCTCTACTCAGGTTTGTGCTCCGGCATTTCTGACTAACACCTTACTCATGAAGTACCACATAGGCTACTGTGCACCCCATCTCTGGAACGCATGACACTTTCCGATATGGCCTAAAATCTGCCGCTCAAAGTGTGGCCGCCGGTACAACGAGTCCCCTTCAAGCCCGATTGGAGAAGGTTGGTCTGTCCTTTGTATCAAGCGATGACCAGTGAATCTGATAAGAAGTAGTGGTCTCAAACGCAAACTCAACTTCAACAAGGCATTCAACGCAGCACATTTGGATTTGCTGTCCCTATGAAGCAAGCCATGGAAGTTAAGCTCGTATCTGAAGTAAGCTTGAATCATGTCAAAGCACATCCTGTTTGCTGATTATCCCTCAAAGTCGCTGCATAACCCCCTTTTAGAACAATCCACTCTTTCTGGGCTCCCCATTGGCGGATCGCACAATCTTTCCCTCGAAATACTTCAAGGTCGGGATGAGAGCCTTGACGCCGACGAATTTATGGGAGGAAGTCAGTCGATGGCAGAGGTTCTGGATGTCAACGGCGCattggaaaggaaaagggggATATGAGAAAGCAGTTAGAAGATTCCACATGTAGATGCATTGTATTGTACAATATATCAAATGTTGGATGCGGCCGCCATGTTACTTTTTCTGACTCCATAAACAACGGGTTGGATCGTTGTTTTATCCAATCGTCTGGTAGCCATTTCTTCCTGGAGCACCAGTTGGGTGGCCTTCACCTTGTTCTTCGTCTCCCCCAAGACGGAAACCGCCTGACGATGGGAAAGT
Above is a window of Cryptococcus tetragattii IND107 chromosome 1, whole genome shotgun sequence DNA encoding:
- a CDS encoding casein kinase I isoform delta, which encodes MTSMDLRVGGKYRIGKKIGSGSFGDIYLGVNIVSGEEVAIKLESVKAKHPQLEYESKVYKTLAGGVGIPFVRWYGTECDYNAMVLDLLGPSLEDLFNFCNRKLSLKTVLLLADQLISRVEYIHSRNFIHRDIKPDNFLMGVGKRGNQVNVIDFGLAKKYRDPKTHLHIPYRENKNLTGTARYTSINTHLGVEQSRRDDLESLGYVLMYFLRGQLPWQGLKAATKKQKYDRIMEKKMTTPTEVLCRGFPHEFAIYLNYCRSLRFDDKPDYSYLRKLFRDLFIREGFQYDYVFDWSLQPGVKSSGSTGDDGLQTQDNQRQLRSQTKARDTGGW